AGAGTATGTATACTGGAAATTATAATCTGGAGGGTGGAGCTAAATATATGTTCGTAGCCACATGAGTTAACTCTGATAATCAAATCTACAGAATACATTCTCACATATGGCATATGCTTTttacaataataatatacaacgttgattaataatcatataaaaatgtCGCAACTAACAAAGATACATCTATACATGTATGATGTATCCAGACATCTAATgagctgtatttgtatattatGATATTCCTATTTGTTTCATGGTACCTACTTATGTAATCTTTGTTTTTGGCTTTTGGAAATTCTAAAAACAgataaactaattaatattataataagtaaaaaaatgtaaataaaaaggaaaccgAAACAAGAGAAGCCATGTCTGATGATGAGTTAGGTAGCGTCGTGACTCGAGCTCAGCCCAATCGCCCAGCTTATCCCAATCAAACCCATCCTTCATGGCTTCATCCATGTGCTTCTTTGTTATACGTAGTGTAAAATGTAAGAAAATCGTTAAGCCATAACTTTTGATTTTATgatctttaaaattttttaatatacgtAAAATAAAAAGTGTACATTCGTTTGAACGAGGGTTTACAAGTACCCATAGCTGAATAAGAACATTTAGATCTAAATGACATTTGTCACGACAAAAAGTTCTAAAGTCTGGAGTATATCCGAGGAACCGAccattaaaaatcataattttaaccGATAATTTTAGTTGTATACAGGgcattataaaaaatttacataaataacaaggatataaaattttagtttagctTGGGGCatcaagaaaatttaaaaatgttggACCAATACTGAATAAACattgtattttagtaatttCTAGTGTTTGGTAGAACTAAAGATAGATAGACAATGGAGCTGGTCTTATAAGGGATGAATCTGATTAATTATCGAGTTTGACTTGATTATatgataattattaattaagtaGCAGCCAGATATATGTgaattaatgaattaaactgATCAACGAAAACCTTACTTTTTGTAATTTGATTACTATATCTATCGGATAAAGCCCCAATAAAGTTAAGAAGCGACAAGTATAAACCGGAGAGAGGAAGATACACCCAGACCTGTGAGTTGTACACAACCAGCTGAAAGAATAATTAACACTTAATCACCTCTTAATCCATAAACTAATAATGTATACACATAATTATAAAAGCCATCCCATTTCTGAGAAACTTCTCTCTTTGTGTATGCGACCTTCTCTTTCTCTCGTTCTTAATTCTACTTTATCATCACAATAATGGGAAACACATCTTCATGCGCACCATTGATCACATCATCAGGAGTAGTCAAAATATTATCTCCTTTCACCGGAACGCTCGACGTTTTCTCAAAGCCCATCAAAGCTTTAGATATCGTCTCTCAAAACTCCGGTCAATTCATCACCGACTCTACACTTCTCCAAATAGGCCACCGAGTCACCGCCGTATCTCCCGACGAGTTTTTGCGGCCGAGACGACATCTCTACCTTCTCCTTCCGACAGACATGCTCTTCTCCGTCTTAACACACGAAGAACTCGCTCTCATCTCCGAGAAAGCAGCAGAGATACTCAACGAGAGCCGGTATAACCATTTGAAGAGAGTATTCCCTGTTTGTATGTTTCCAGTGTCTGGAGACAAAAGAAGAAACTCATCATCGAGTAATGAAGATGATCACCATGATCATGATGGTGTGGAAATAAGAGACACTCTTGAAGAGAAGGTACTATGCGAATTGAACTATGGATCTTGGAGACCTGGATTGGAGACGATCGTCGAGAGCTAAATGAATAAAATCTTGAAGATCGATcgttaaatattttactatattaTTAATCTTAGACGAgtacatttttgttatttatttttgtttccctagtttttttttttgtccgagTTATGAAGAAAAATTGAGGCCTAAATACATGAATATATTCACGATATACTGAATTTTAGTTGGAATCATTGGTTAATTATACATTTGAATTATAGAGATTGGCCCAATCTCTATATCAACTTTTAAGAACAAGTAGTTTAGCAGTTTCATTGAAACAAAATCAGACTCCTAACAGAAAAAATTACATAGTTTGAGATAACCTCACATGCAAGTAACTAATTTTGACTGGATATTGTTTCTTGTAGTATTAACCCGACAGCTATACTGAGTCTGGGTGTTTTTTCCATCCGATAAAAAAGATAATGGTCAACGTAGACGCTGGTTTCTGGTAAACCAGATTTTAGGTACAACTATTTTGGTacgtatatatttataaacataCATGTTAAGTTTTGAACGTTtaattaatatagatttgagAACTTAATTGGAACCATAGCAGATGCTCTGAATATAAAGATTTCGCCAGCCGATCTAATAACCAAAGAAGGAATATTATAGAAAGGACCTGCATATTTTTTTCGTCCTAGGCCAAAGTCTACACACCTACCTGAGTATAGGTATATCATAATTCATACATAAGCAAGCTTTTAGCATTAAATAATCTGTGATAAGAACACAGACAGAAAATACTGATGATTAGTGTTCAATCCAATTCAAAAATACTGATGCTAGGTTAAGGcccatttaaaataaaagcttATCGGTTGTATCCATGTTTGGgcttctagaaaaaaaaatgaggatGACAAAGCAACAAGAGTCACCTTAGATAGACTAGAGGAGGGGCCTCGCCTAATAGCGTGTTTGCGTCAGGAGTTTGTGGATGAGCACACActctttttagtattttttctGTCCGAAAAAGCATAAACAGACAAAAATGAGGAACCCACTTGCACAGCTTCCCCATGCGCTCATAGTGCGCGTGTCTCCTACGTCTTCCATTTTGTGTCTTCTCCCGTGTCTGTGCCGAgatttttctgtttttggtcGTTAACGAGTTGACTTTTTTTAATAGCGATCTAAGTTTGATTTTTCTTGAcgaaaaaattaaacaaaaatctaGAAGAACAACAAAAACATGGCTTATCGATTTGTCAGTAGAATCGAATGTTCCGTAGACCTGGAAAAAAATCGAATGTTCTGTAGACTTTTGTATCAAtttatattaacttttaaatggTTATTTACATACCTCATGGTTTGTTGTAACTAACAAAGTctctattttgttaaaaaaatttaagattcaGAATCAATTAGGCTGAGAGTTAGCTCAATAACAAAACAACAAATCTCAAAATAGAGAAATAAAACAGTTAAGCTAGATTCAGTTAGCCAAGAAACCTAGAAAAATCAATTCATTAACTGTGGAAATCAATTTAATAGCCAGTCAAATATTATATTAGACCtttctcaaaaactaaaataaaataaaacatatatatatatatatatatatttatacattatataattctaaaaatatatatagcgaGTTGATattgtaaaacaaaaacaaaaagaggttGGACGAAACGTCTGAAGCGCGTGAGAGGTTCCAATATCTCGTGTGGTTTTCCATATAAAGACAGTTCTAAAACCGAACCATCTTAACAAAatcgcttctctctctctctttattgtTGCTTatccattctctctctcttccttaaaTCGATCCTCTCGAATTCGAGAACAGAGCCTTTTGATTCCAACCCTCTCTCCTGTTCTCAATTAGTGGGTCAAAAGAGGGATTCAAAAAATGACAGGCTTCTCTGTGTCTCTTATCGTGTCAAACTTATCAAACGTCGCCTCGTACCTATCTCCCATCTTCGAGACCATCCCGTCTAAGGTTGTTCCAGCGCAGATCGAGAAGGTTGTCTCTCTCGTCTCTCGCACCGGGAGAGATTTGCAGCGTTACGATAACGCAGGGTATCGTCAAGTCGTCGGGTACGTCAAACACGTGTTGAAAAGTTTTTCCACCTTTGACGTCACTCTCTATCTATCGCTGTTCATTTGGGaatctcatatttttttttaaatttggtcaAATCTCCGCAGATGCGTTCCGTACAGATACAAGAAACGACAATGCAATGGAACCGAGACAAAAGAGATCGAACTTCTCCTTATCAGTGCTCAAAAGGGCAAAGGAATGTTATTCCCAAAAGGAGGTTGGGAGATTGATGAGTCTATGGAGGAAGCAGCTTTGAGAGAGACGATAGAGGAAGCTGGTGTAACGGGAGAGCTCGAGGAAAGGCTTGGGAAATGGCAATACAAGAGTAAAAGACAGAGCGTGATTCACGAAGGTTACATGTTTGCGTTGCTTGTTGACCAAGAGTATGAGCGGTGGCCTGAGGCGGAGACTAGACAACGGAGATGGGTTGGTTTGGATGAAGCGAGAGAGGTGTGTCAGAACTGGTGGATGAGAGAAGCTCTTGAAGTATTTGTTAACCTGAAGTGTAAGGCCGAGGAGGTTGAGATTGAAGCTAATGATGTTTAGAGGTTGGTGGAACAGAGCTTTTAGACTTAGTGTCCACAgggatcagaagaagaagcttactGGGGAGGATTCATTTGGTCACAGCATCTCTCTGTCTCTTGAGAGTTGTGGAAAAGTTTTGATTGTATGAAAATAAGATGTCAACTATATACTCCTAATTTTATTCAATCTTTTTGTATTTAATGATTCATTTATTCTTTGATTGTGAAGAAAATGCTAGtcattttcctcttttttttgtaCTATAAGCTTCTATAGGAACACATTTAGTGTAAGAAAGTAGATTTTTCTTCGAAAGACCACTATA
This genomic interval from Brassica napus cultivar Da-Ae chromosome A6, Da-Ae, whole genome shotgun sequence contains the following:
- the LOC106351427 gene encoding uncharacterized protein LOC106351427; amino-acid sequence: MGNTSSCAPLITSSGVVKILSPFTGTLDVFSKPIKALDIVSQNSGQFITDSTLLQIGHRVTAVSPDEFLRPRRHLYLLLPTDMLFSVLTHEELALISEKAAEILNESRYNHLKRVFPVCMFPVSGDKRRNSSSSNEDDHHDHDGVEIRDTLEEKVLCELNYGSWRPGLETIVES
- the LOC106346900 gene encoding nudix hydrolase 4-like, whose amino-acid sequence is MTGFSVSLIVSNLSNVASYLSPIFETIPSKVVPAQIEKVVSLVSRTGRDLQRYDNAGYRQVVGCVPYRYKKRQCNGTETKEIELLLISAQKGKGMLFPKGGWEIDESMEEAALRETIEEAGVTGELEERLGKWQYKSKRQSVIHEGYMFALLVDQEYERWPEAETRQRRWVGLDEAREVCQNWWMREALEVFVNLKCKAEEVEIEANDV